ATCGGCCACTTCGTTCATAGCATAGATGACTTCGTCCAATGGGATGAGGTGCTCGTAATCAGCCAAGGCCATGTTTGCGCAAGACAGGGCATTGGATCCAGCTAAGACGTTTTTGCCAAGACAGGGAGCTTCAACGCGATTGGCCACTGGATCACAGGTCATTCCAAATGAGTTTTGCAGGGCTACGGATGCGGCTGCGAGTTGCTGGTCAAGCGTACCATTGGCCAGGCCGACCATGGCTGCGGCAGACATACCGGCACCGGATCCGCATTCGGCCATACAACCTCCAACTTCGGCAGCGAAGGTTGCGTGCTTACAAATAAAGACACCTATTAAACCTGCAACGAGGAGCGCGCGAACTTTCGCCTCCTCGTCAGCGCCTAGAGAATCTGCAACCGCTAACATCGATCCCGGCATCGCACCACAGGATCCGGCGGTAGGTGCAGCTACAATCACTCCCATCGAGGACTTCACTTCGAGAATGGCGGAGATGTAACCAATGACGCGGATATTCACATCGCCCGGGATCAAACGTCCCTGAGCTTCACGCTCCATGAGGGTCACTGACTGACAGGGAAGAATGCGATCGGCGTATTGCGTTCCAGCGAGTCCGGTTTTCACTCCATTCTCCATGATCTTAAGAATGGCCCTGCCCTTCTCTATCACTTCATCATGCGAAATACCTCCTCGAGCACTTTCGTATTCGAGTGCCAGTTCCCAAAGCGCCAGGTCTTTACCTTCGTTAAAGGCCAACATGGCTTCAACCGTTAGGAATGGAACGGAAAGATCTTCCCGAGACATCACAGGTAAAACGGGGCTTAAGACTCTTAGGTCCAGGACCGAGGGATGGTCGTGTATAGATGCCATCTGTTCAGATGTCGGATGACTAACCCTGGAAATACGCAGCAGAGTCATGTCGCCGGAGCACACTTCACTTCCCTCGTTGTCCAATCCTTCCAGTAATTTAGCCAGAACGGACCCTGCATTAGCATCCGGTTTTAAATAGAGCAAGAGTTCAAAATAATCACCTCCCATACGGACAGCGGTGCCATCAATCTCTGTCACTTCGATCATGCCGCCTCCAGTGGAGATCGCCTGCATGCTATGCGTCGAACCATTCACTCCTTCGACCAATAAACGGTAGTTATTGGGATGGGTCGCACCATAGGATTCATAACGCACCTCGATCTCAAGCCCGGCAGCTTCGGTATGCTCAGCATGATCCGGTAAACGAGGATCATCCGGCTCCCAACCTAAGAATCCTCCATAAAGCCCCATGTCGGTCCCCTGTGACTTATGCGTGGTGACTAGCGATCCATTGGGATCATAATCAATGACGGCCTTTTTTAGATCACCCTGAACCAGATCCCGGCACAATCGACCGATACGGTTAGCGGCTGCACTGTGAGAACTCGAAGGTCCACGCATGACAGGACCCAGTACGTCATTAAAAATACTGGGTATATGATCGGTTTCACTCATTCAGAAAGGCGTGGGCAGATGACAAATGACAGGTCACGATCACATTGAAAAGGACATTTAATGCCTACTAAGGCACAAACAGGTTACATTCCAAAGTCCGCCGGATTGGGCCGCGTCTCAATGCCTTTCCGAATGATAGCCAAAACCTCTTCCCGCTCCGCTCCTTCAATGACCAGCCGCGGTGCTCTTGTAAGCTCTGAACCATAACCACATTCCTGCACCGCCAGTTTAATATACTGAACCAGCTTAGGCAGGGTATCCAGTTTTAGAAGTGGCGTATACCAACGATAGACATCACGCGCTTCTTGCCAGCGATCGGCGAGAGCCAGATCCCAGATCAGTCGATTCTCAACCGGAAATGCATTTACTAAACCAGATACCCAACCATCGATTCCCAGGACAAGACTTTCGAGCACCAAATCATCCACCCCGGCAAAGAGCTGATAACGATCTCCGCATAGATTCCGCAATTCGGTTATACGGCGTGGGTCTTCCGATGATTCTTTAATGGTAGTAAACTTAGGCTCATCAGCCAACTCGACGAAGGTCTCGGGCTTGATGTCGACTCCGTAAGAAACGGGGTTGTTATAAATCATGATGGGAAGATCGCTTGCCGCAGCGACCGTGCGAAAGTGGGCAACCGTTTCACGCACATCCGTCTTGTAAACCATAGCCGGTAACACCATGAGTCCATCGATGCCTGTCTTC
This genomic stretch from Opitutia bacterium ISCC 52 harbors:
- a CDS encoding L-serine ammonia-lyase, iron-sulfur-dependent, subunit alpha; amino-acid sequence: MRGPSSSHSAAANRIGRLCRDLVQGDLKKAVIDYDPNGSLVTTHKSQGTDMGLYGGFLGWEPDDPRLPDHAEHTEAAGLEIEVRYESYGATHPNNYRLLVEGVNGSTHSMQAISTGGGMIEVTEIDGTAVRMGGDYFELLLYLKPDANAGSVLAKLLEGLDNEGSEVCSGDMTLLRISRVSHPTSEQMASIHDHPSVLDLRVLSPVLPVMSREDLSVPFLTVEAMLAFNEGKDLALWELALEYESARGGISHDEVIEKGRAILKIMENGVKTGLAGTQYADRILPCQSVTLMEREAQGRLIPGDVNIRVIGYISAILEVKSSMGVIVAAPTAGSCGAMPGSMLAVADSLGADEEAKVRALLVAGLIGVFICKHATFAAEVGGCMAECGSGAGMSAAAMVGLANGTLDQQLAAASVALQNSFGMTCDPVANRVEAPCLGKNVLAGSNALSCANMALADYEHLIPLDEVIYAMNEVADAIPHELCCTAKGGLSVTPTSKAIEERLAENE
- a CDS encoding dihydrodipicolinate synthase family protein, with protein sequence MTDQTSNTQAKWSGVFPATTTQFKEDGSLNIPATLKHLDVMLEGGVHGFVMLGTVGENCSHETAEKLELLQATVEHVQGRVPILSGVAEYTTDQACRYAAAAQKTGIDGLMVLPAMVYKTDVRETVAHFRTVAAASDLPIMIYNNPVSYGVDIKPETFVELADEPKFTTIKESSEDPRRITELRNLCGDRYQLFAGVDDLVLESLVLGIDGWVSGLVNAFPVENRLIWDLALADRWQEARDVYRWYTPLLKLDTLPKLVQYIKLAVQECGYGSELTRAPRLVIEGAEREEVLAIIRKGIETRPNPADFGM